A stretch of the Planctomycetota bacterium genome encodes the following:
- a CDS encoding NifU N-terminal domain-containing protein: MVRVIGFESTPNPNAIKIVLEGAIPAAPRSYRHPPTGAGLASADPLAAALFAIDGVRVVLIHEEFVSLCKAPAAAWKAIKPRARAAIEAHAGAAGEPADRDA; encoded by the coding sequence ATGGTCCGCGTCATCGGCTTCGAGTCCACCCCGAATCCAAACGCCATCAAGATCGTGCTCGAGGGCGCGATCCCCGCCGCGCCCAGGTCCTACCGCCACCCGCCGACCGGCGCCGGCCTCGCGAGCGCCGACCCCCTCGCCGCCGCCCTGTTCGCCATCGATGGCGTGCGGGTGGTGCTGATCCACGAGGAATTCGTGAGCCTGTGCAAGGCGCCCGCCGCGGCCTGGAAGGCGATCAAGCCCCGGGCCCGGGCGGCCATCGAGGCCCACGCGGGAGCGGCCGGCGAGCCCGCCGATCGCGATGCCTAG
- the bamA gene encoding outer membrane protein assembly factor BamA: MAAHCVSCIGRSALAGSVVCALACVLAAPAAALGQLDPTQDEDVTGPIVAFADRPVSGVVLRRPEGDGFTALDPVLERTVLNQIRTRTGTALDPATLLRDRRTLDRLGRFERIVVEALPQGDGSIVVIFTLDPQPLVQAVQPIGNRQLSEQDIGRLASKLLLNPIDPVQIQNVARDIEKAYELLGYFQAQVTPDFGEVEETGILYFRIREGDRLRVTGVRFNGNAVFSDRKLRSQIETSVYSPILDRGRFDEARVEADVQALLAFYRDRGYVDVRADWQRIDAPNNREVIVVFQIAEGERYTVRDILVDYADAADPEFAPRLSPDQVRGLMSIKTGDVYNASLITESVEDLYAALAKLGYTLTEVAVEDLSDAQRSVVDLRVAIRQGTPSRVGLVTVIGNDITKTRVVLRFVELEPDTPADIHERRRIEDSDGDRTQQQLERSRFFGPLGRPDVRVVLQPERVPGDPYRDVLISVQETRTGQFNFGAAVSSDTGVFGQISLVETNFDITDVPESVDELLARRAFRGGGQTLALRVEPGNERQEYSLRFTEPFLLETNTSFSAETFIRTRDFDDFDRQRIGAGVGVGRRFGQRWQGTLSLSGEQVTINDIPPDRPVDIFEAGGTSVLDSIGVSVSRSTLNDPFLPTRGTRISLGADQAGALGGDWEFTRLTARGVVYVPIREDFLGRATVANFSSRLGYIPQSTSAVPVFERFNTGGAAFRGFDVRGIGPVGIQNDTGELGGDQVGGNWELFFGVEIQQPFINENLRLVAFVDSGTILEEPGLQDYRVSVGFGFRVIIPQLTPVPLAFDFGFPIRDEPEDDERLFTFTVEVPF, translated from the coding sequence GTGGCCGCCCATTGCGTGTCGTGCATCGGCCGATCGGCCCTGGCCGGCTCGGTGGTGTGCGCCCTCGCATGCGTGCTAGCCGCGCCGGCCGCGGCGCTGGGGCAGTTGGATCCCACGCAGGACGAGGACGTGACCGGGCCGATCGTCGCGTTCGCGGATCGGCCGGTGAGCGGCGTCGTGCTGCGGCGGCCCGAGGGCGACGGCTTCACCGCGCTGGATCCGGTGCTCGAGCGGACGGTGCTCAACCAGATCCGCACGCGGACGGGCACGGCGCTGGATCCCGCGACGCTGCTGCGAGATCGGCGGACGCTGGACCGGCTCGGGCGATTCGAGCGGATCGTGGTCGAGGCGCTGCCCCAGGGCGACGGCTCGATCGTGGTCATCTTCACGCTGGATCCCCAGCCGCTGGTGCAGGCGGTGCAGCCCATCGGCAACCGGCAGCTGAGCGAGCAGGACATCGGGCGGCTGGCGTCCAAGCTGCTGCTCAACCCGATTGACCCCGTGCAGATCCAGAACGTCGCCCGCGACATCGAGAAGGCCTACGAGCTGCTAGGCTACTTCCAGGCCCAGGTCACGCCCGACTTCGGCGAGGTCGAGGAGACCGGCATCCTCTACTTCCGCATCCGCGAGGGCGATCGGCTGCGGGTCACGGGCGTGCGCTTCAACGGCAACGCCGTGTTCAGCGATCGCAAGCTGCGCTCACAGATCGAGACGAGCGTGTACTCGCCGATCCTGGACCGCGGCCGCTTCGACGAGGCCCGCGTCGAGGCCGACGTGCAGGCGTTGCTGGCGTTCTACCGGGATCGCGGCTACGTGGACGTGCGGGCCGACTGGCAGCGGATCGACGCGCCCAATAACCGCGAGGTGATCGTCGTCTTCCAGATCGCCGAGGGCGAGCGGTACACCGTCCGCGACATCCTCGTGGACTACGCCGACGCGGCCGACCCGGAGTTTGCGCCGCGGCTGAGCCCCGACCAGGTGCGTGGGCTGATGTCGATCAAGACGGGCGACGTGTACAACGCCTCGCTCATCACCGAGAGCGTGGAGGACCTGTACGCGGCGCTGGCGAAGCTGGGCTACACGCTGACCGAGGTCGCCGTCGAGGACCTGAGCGACGCGCAGCGGAGCGTCGTGGACCTGCGGGTGGCGATCCGGCAGGGCACGCCCTCGCGGGTGGGGCTGGTCACGGTGATCGGCAACGACATCACCAAGACCCGCGTGGTGCTTCGCTTCGTGGAGCTGGAGCCCGACACGCCCGCCGACATCCACGAGCGGCGGCGGATCGAGGACTCCGACGGCGACCGAACCCAGCAGCAGCTGGAGCGCTCGCGTTTCTTTGGCCCGCTGGGCCGGCCCGACGTCCGCGTCGTGCTCCAGCCCGAGCGGGTGCCGGGCGATCCGTACCGCGACGTGCTGATCTCGGTGCAGGAGACGCGGACGGGCCAGTTCAATTTTGGCGCCGCGGTGAGCTCGGATACGGGCGTGTTCGGCCAGATCAGCCTGGTGGAGACCAACTTCGACATCACCGACGTGCCCGAGTCGGTGGACGAGTTGCTGGCGCGGCGGGCCTTCCGCGGCGGGGGGCAGACGCTCGCGCTGCGGGTCGAGCCCGGCAACGAGCGGCAGGAGTATTCGCTGCGGTTCACGGAGCCCTTCCTGCTGGAGACCAACACGAGCTTCTCGGCCGAGACGTTCATCCGCACGCGGGACTTCGACGACTTCGACCGCCAGCGGATCGGCGCGGGCGTAGGCGTGGGCCGGCGATTCGGCCAGCGGTGGCAGGGGACGTTGTCGCTCAGCGGCGAGCAGGTCACGATCAACGACATCCCGCCCGATCGGCCGGTGGACATCTTCGAGGCGGGCGGCACGTCGGTGCTGGATTCGATCGGCGTGTCGGTGAGCCGATCGACGCTGAACGATCCATTCCTGCCGACGCGGGGCACGCGGATCTCGCTGGGAGCCGACCAGGCGGGCGCTCTGGGCGGCGACTGGGAGTTCACGCGGCTGACGGCGCGGGGCGTGGTCTACGTGCCCATCCGCGAGGACTTCCTGGGGCGAGCGACGGTGGCCAACTTCTCGAGCCGGCTGGGCTACATCCCCCAGAGCACCAGCGCGGTGCCGGTCTTCGAGCGGTTCAACACGGGCGGGGCGGCCTTCCGCGGCTTCGACGTGCGGGGCATCGGGCCGGTGGGCATCCAGAACGACACGGGCGAGCTCGGCGGCGACCAGGTGGGCGGCAACTGGGAGCTGTTCTTCGGAGTCGAGATCCAGCAACCGTTCATCAACGAGAACCTGCGGCTGGTCGCCTTCGTCGACAGCGGCACCATCCTGGAGGAGCCCGGGCTCCAGGACTACCGCGTTTCGGTGGGCTTCGGCTTCCGGGTGATCATCCCGCAGCTGACGCCCGTGCCGCTGGCCTTCGACTTCGGCTTCCCCATCCGGGACGAACCCGAGGACGACGAGCGGCTGTTCACGTTCACGGTCGAGGTGCCGTTCTAG
- a CDS encoding DM13 domain-containing protein, with amino-acid sequence MTRRTSLRSALPLLAAVAATSMLAACGSSSSTMVEGAVAGQTVATGSFSGRNDHIVTGSVSIIRDGSDHFVVLADDFSLDGAPDPKIGFGTSGAYDDATTFTALRNKTGAQTYAVPAGIDPTQYNEVYIWCEQFAVALGVAPI; translated from the coding sequence ATGACCCGCCGCACCAGCCTCCGGTCGGCCCTCCCCCTCCTCGCCGCCGTCGCCGCGACCTCGATGCTCGCGGCCTGCGGCTCGTCGAGTTCGACCATGGTCGAGGGGGCCGTTGCCGGCCAGACCGTGGCGACCGGCAGCTTCTCGGGCCGCAACGACCACATCGTCACCGGCAGCGTGTCGATCATCCGCGACGGAAGCGACCACTTCGTCGTCCTGGCCGACGACTTCTCGCTCGACGGCGCGCCGGATCCGAAGATCGGCTTCGGCACCAGCGGCGCCTACGACGACGCCACCACCTTCACCGCACTGCGCAACAAGACCGGGGCCCAGACCTACGCCGTGCCCGCCGGCATCGACCCGACCCAGTACAACGAGGTCTACATCTGGTGCGAGCAGTTCGCGGTGGCGCTCGGGGTGGCGCCCATCTGA
- a CDS encoding diadenylate cyclase, giving the protein MQAIQDALDRMGGYEWWEVFAEIAIIAMVVWVVLRFVEGTRAAGVLKGLLALVLLGMAARLFLTLVGREETFERLGYLLDRAGVVVAIALVVVFQPELRRALTRLGEAPIFRSTPGEIAQVISAIVDACTYFQKAKFGALIVVERRTPLGGLAEGGTRLGAAASARLLQTIFFPGTALHDLAVIIKGPIVHAAGVQLPLASAAEMPDPGFGARHRAAVGISRDCDALVVIVSEESGGIRIAERGRLTEPMTPDELREALFRGLTREPPERPKSAEEERSERPLAAQPVEADDVQGTA; this is encoded by the coding sequence ATGCAGGCCATCCAGGACGCTCTGGACCGCATGGGCGGCTACGAGTGGTGGGAGGTCTTCGCCGAGATCGCGATCATCGCGATGGTGGTGTGGGTGGTGCTCCGCTTCGTGGAGGGCACCCGCGCGGCGGGCGTGCTCAAGGGCCTGCTCGCGCTGGTGCTCCTGGGCATGGCGGCGCGGCTGTTCCTCACGCTGGTGGGCCGCGAGGAGACCTTCGAGCGGCTGGGCTACCTGCTGGACCGCGCGGGCGTGGTCGTCGCCATCGCGCTGGTGGTCGTGTTCCAGCCCGAGCTGCGGCGGGCGCTGACGCGGCTGGGCGAGGCGCCCATCTTCCGGTCGACGCCGGGCGAGATTGCGCAGGTGATCTCGGCCATCGTCGATGCGTGCACCTACTTCCAGAAGGCCAAGTTCGGGGCGCTCATCGTCGTCGAGCGGCGGACGCCCCTGGGCGGCCTGGCGGAGGGCGGCACGCGGCTGGGGGCGGCGGCATCGGCGCGGCTGCTGCAGACGATCTTCTTTCCGGGCACGGCGCTGCACGATCTGGCGGTCATCATCAAGGGGCCCATCGTGCACGCGGCGGGCGTGCAGCTACCCCTGGCCAGCGCGGCCGAGATGCCCGACCCCGGCTTTGGTGCGCGGCACCGCGCGGCGGTGGGCATCAGCCGAGACTGCGACGCGCTGGTGGTCATCGTCAGCGAGGAGAGCGGCGGCATCCGCATCGCCGAGCGGGGCCGGCTGACCGAACCGATGACGCCCGACGAGCTGCGGGAGGCGCTGTTCCGCGGCCTGACCCGCGAGCCGCCCGAGCGGCCCAAGTCGGCCGAAGAGGAACGCAGCGAGCGGCCGCTGGCCGCGCAGCCAGTGGAGGCCGACGATGTCCAGGGCACGGCCTAG
- a CDS encoding NUDIX domain-containing protein: protein MADAVERWFASSARALPWRTTPRDPWLSLMSELLLQQTQVARVAPRFAQFVAAFPTPAAMAAAPVDRVLELWAGLGYYRRARLLHACATSIVERHAGRVPDTLDELLALPGVGRYTGGAVASIVFGQREPIVDGNITRVLLRLHGVRTHAADAEGIAWAWDRAAALANAARDAGRFNEGLMEAGATRCTPKSPGCDGCPLRRWCVAHRDGLADAIPLPKPRPARRDVAMTALLVRDRRGRVLLEPRPDRGLWAGLWQPPAVERSGRRPPAVAATLRALGLEGLVDVSTRSRAVDIETSHRAVRAAVWEARPVHAGRVRAARRRHGVTAQWADERTLATLPMGNAQRRLLDRDIL from the coding sequence GTGGCAGACGCGGTGGAGCGCTGGTTCGCGTCGTCGGCCCGCGCGCTGCCCTGGCGGACCACGCCCCGCGATCCCTGGCTCTCGCTCATGAGCGAACTGCTGCTCCAGCAGACCCAGGTCGCCCGCGTGGCGCCCCGCTTCGCCCAATTCGTCGCGGCCTTCCCCACGCCCGCGGCCATGGCAGCCGCGCCGGTGGATCGCGTGCTGGAGCTCTGGGCGGGCCTGGGCTACTACCGCCGCGCGAGGCTGCTGCATGCCTGCGCGACATCCATCGTCGAGCGGCACGCCGGCCGCGTGCCCGACACGCTCGACGAGTTGCTCGCGCTGCCCGGCGTCGGCCGCTACACCGGCGGCGCCGTCGCGTCGATCGTGTTTGGCCAGCGCGAGCCCATCGTCGACGGCAACATCACGCGGGTGCTCCTCCGGCTGCACGGCGTCCGCACGCACGCCGCCGACGCCGAGGGCATCGCGTGGGCGTGGGATCGCGCGGCGGCGCTCGCCAACGCGGCCCGAGACGCCGGTCGATTCAACGAGGGGCTGATGGAGGCCGGCGCGACGCGTTGCACGCCCAAGTCGCCCGGCTGCGACGGCTGCCCGCTCCGCCGCTGGTGCGTCGCCCATCGCGATGGTCTCGCCGATGCCATCCCGCTGCCCAAGCCCAGGCCCGCCCGCCGAGACGTGGCCATGACCGCGCTGCTCGTCCGCGACCGCCGGGGCCGGGTGCTGCTCGAGCCCAGGCCCGACCGCGGCCTGTGGGCCGGGCTCTGGCAGCCGCCCGCGGTGGAGCGCTCCGGCCGTCGCCCGCCGGCGGTCGCCGCGACGCTGCGAGCGCTGGGCCTCGAGGGCCTCGTCGACGTGTCGACGCGGTCGAGGGCGGTGGACATCGAGACGAGCCACCGAGCGGTGCGGGCGGCCGTGTGGGAGGCCCGACCCGTGCACGCCGGCCGCGTCCGAGCGGCCCGCCGCCGCCACGGCGTGACCGCGCAGTGGGCCGACGAGCGCACGCTCGCCACGCTACCGATGGGCAACGCCCAGCGCCGGCTGCTCGATAGGGATATCCTGTAG
- a CDS encoding 3-deoxy-7-phosphoheptulonate synthase class II, whose amino-acid sequence MHARHAIDKPAAQHPPPAGWTHDSWRDRPHAHGVAYADATHLARVTERLSQLPPLVTSWEIERLKDQLAQVQRGERLVIQGGDCAETLADCRPRVITSTLKILLQMSLVVIHGSRRPVVRVGRFAGQYAKPRSAPTETREIDGTPCTLPSYFGDLVNHVDFDERAREPDPEMLLAGYHHAAMTLNFIRSLAGGGFADLHHADTWNLKFLTNAGLPEHLRGQYQQTVKEVQDAIRFAESIGEGHLGELGRVEFFASHEGLNLEYESAQTRTVPRREGHYCLTTHLPWIGERTRDIAGAHVEFFRGIRNPVGVKLGPKTAPEDATELIRTLNPSREPGKIVLITRMGATNLDALPALLAAVERSGQPVAWLCDPMHGNGERSPDGIKTRRFDAIVRELEATIDAHRRAGTHLGGVHVELTGDDVTEVVGGASGVTHETLSENYATACDPRLNYAQALELAFILARALGQNG is encoded by the coding sequence GTGCACGCACGCCACGCGATCGACAAACCCGCCGCGCAGCATCCGCCCCCTGCCGGCTGGACGCACGATTCCTGGCGAGACAGGCCGCACGCGCACGGCGTCGCCTACGCCGACGCGACGCACCTCGCCCGCGTCACCGAACGCCTGTCCCAGCTGCCCCCACTGGTGACCTCCTGGGAGATCGAGCGGCTCAAGGACCAACTCGCCCAGGTGCAGCGCGGCGAGCGGCTGGTCATCCAGGGCGGCGATTGCGCCGAGACCCTGGCCGATTGCCGCCCGCGCGTCATCACCAGCACCCTCAAGATCCTGCTGCAGATGAGCCTGGTCGTCATCCACGGCTCGCGTCGGCCGGTCGTCCGCGTCGGCCGCTTCGCCGGCCAATACGCCAAGCCCCGCAGCGCCCCCACCGAGACCCGCGAGATCGACGGCACGCCCTGCACGCTGCCCAGCTACTTCGGCGACCTCGTCAACCACGTGGACTTCGACGAGCGCGCACGCGAGCCCGACCCAGAGATGCTGCTGGCCGGCTACCACCACGCCGCGATGACACTCAACTTCATCCGCTCGCTCGCCGGCGGCGGCTTCGCCGACCTGCACCACGCCGATACCTGGAACCTCAAGTTTCTCACCAACGCCGGCCTGCCCGAGCACCTCCGAGGCCAGTACCAGCAGACCGTCAAGGAGGTCCAGGATGCCATCCGCTTCGCCGAGTCCATCGGCGAGGGCCACCTCGGCGAGCTCGGCCGCGTCGAGTTCTTCGCCAGCCACGAGGGCCTCAACCTCGAGTACGAGAGCGCCCAGACCCGCACCGTGCCCCGCCGCGAGGGCCACTACTGCCTCACCACGCACCTGCCCTGGATCGGCGAGCGCACGCGGGACATCGCCGGCGCGCACGTCGAGTTCTTCCGCGGCATCCGCAACCCCGTGGGCGTGAAGCTCGGCCCCAAGACCGCCCCCGAGGACGCCACCGAGCTGATTCGAACACTGAATCCGTCGCGCGAGCCCGGCAAGATCGTGCTCATCACCCGCATGGGCGCGACCAACCTCGACGCCCTGCCCGCGCTCCTCGCCGCCGTCGAGCGCTCGGGCCAGCCCGTCGCCTGGCTGTGCGACCCCATGCACGGCAACGGCGAGCGCTCGCCCGACGGCATCAAGACCCGCCGCTTCGACGCCATCGTGCGCGAGCTGGAGGCCACCATCGACGCCCACCGCCGCGCGGGCACCCACCTCGGCGGCGTCCACGTCGAGCTCACCGGCGACGACGTGACCGAGGTCGTCGGCGGCGCCTCGGGCGTGACCCACGAGACCCTGTCCGAGAACTACGCCACCGCCTGCGACCCCCGCCTCAACTACGCCCAGGCCCTCGAGCTGGCGTTCATCCTGGCGCGGGCGCTGGGCCAGAACGGCTAG
- a CDS encoding FmdB family transcriptional regulator has protein sequence MPTYDYELLDTDGEPTGETFEWVQPMKDDALTKHPETGQPCRRAISAPAIAGKWSDLNKTQMSNKRLGELGFTKFEKKGDGYYERTAGNQGPKSIVRED, from the coding sequence ATGCCCACGTACGACTACGAGCTGCTGGACACCGACGGCGAGCCCACCGGCGAGACCTTCGAATGGGTCCAGCCCATGAAGGACGACGCCCTCACCAAGCACCCCGAGACCGGCCAGCCCTGCCGCCGGGCGATCTCGGCCCCCGCCATCGCCGGCAAGTGGAGCGACCTCAACAAGACCCAGATGAGCAACAAGCGGCTGGGCGAGCTGGGCTTCACCAAGTTCGAGAAGAAGGGCGACGGCTACTACGAACGTACCGCCGGCAACCAGGGGCCCAAGTCGATCGTCCGCGAGGACTAG
- a CDS encoding NINE protein, with translation MHVTNINLAYLLWAASFFGFAGLHRMYMGRWITGIIWFLTAGLFLIGTIVDAFLIPGMVREANARPARIA, from the coding sequence ATGCACGTGACCAACATCAACCTGGCCTACCTGCTGTGGGCCGCCAGCTTCTTCGGGTTCGCGGGACTCCATCGCATGTACATGGGCAGGTGGATCACGGGCATCATCTGGTTCCTGACGGCGGGCCTCTTCCTCATCGGCACCATCGTCGATGCGTTCCTGATCCCCGGCATGGTCCGCGAGGCCAACGCGCGACCGGCGAGGATCGCGTAG
- a CDS encoding carboxymuconolactone decarboxylase family protein, whose product MPRLNVVDPASATGEVKDLLDGPLKSMHINIIKGMANSAAGLKAYMNMSGALGEGSLSAGEREIVALVVGQRNSCDYCLAAHTALGKGAGLSEEQTLGARRGDLDDAKLSALATFAHAIVEKKGFVDDSDLAAFRGAGYDDGAVVEVIGAVALNFYTNYFNHVNQTDVDFPAAQPVEATAGA is encoded by the coding sequence ATGCCACGCCTGAACGTCGTCGATCCCGCGAGCGCCACCGGAGAGGTCAAGGACCTGCTCGATGGGCCGCTCAAGAGCATGCACATCAACATCATCAAGGGCATGGCCAACTCGGCCGCGGGCCTGAAAGCCTACATGAACATGTCGGGGGCTCTGGGCGAGGGCTCGCTGTCGGCCGGCGAGCGAGAGATCGTTGCCCTCGTCGTGGGCCAGCGGAACAGCTGCGACTATTGCCTGGCGGCCCACACCGCCCTGGGCAAGGGCGCGGGGCTGAGCGAGGAGCAGACGCTGGGCGCCCGCCGGGGCGACCTGGACGACGCCAAGCTCAGCGCCCTGGCCACCTTCGCGCACGCGATCGTCGAGAAGAAGGGCTTCGTCGACGACTCGGACCTGGCCGCCTTCCGCGGCGCGGGCTACGACGACGGCGCGGTTGTCGAGGTCATCGGCGCCGTCGCCCTGAACTTCTACACCAACTACTTCAACCACGTGAACCAGACCGACGTGGACTTCCCGGCCGCCCAGCCCGTCGAGGCGACCGCGGGCGCCTGA
- a CDS encoding PIG-L family deacetylase: MANILVVGPHPDDQELGMGGTIARLAEQGHDVLLLDVTNGEPTPYGDPETRAKEAADAAAILSPDPAAFPDAKPVRRCLLGLPNRMVEHTLATRHAMAGVIRAHQAQIVFTPYFQDAHPDHRAVTRIVEDARFDAKLTKIDMPVPPGYDQIGPPIYPRWLFYYYATHLRWVADPNFVIDVSGYVERKVASARAYHTQFVLPEKNRKILDWVEAAALYFGSRIGTAAGEPFFTKEPVGLSGLDGLVA, translated from the coding sequence ATGGCCAACATCCTCGTCGTAGGACCACACCCCGATGACCAAGAGCTGGGCATGGGCGGCACGATCGCCAGGCTCGCCGAGCAGGGGCACGACGTGCTGCTGCTGGACGTCACCAACGGCGAGCCCACGCCCTACGGCGACCCCGAGACGCGGGCGAAGGAGGCGGCGGACGCGGCGGCCATCCTCTCGCCCGATCCGGCCGCGTTCCCGGATGCGAAGCCCGTGCGGCGGTGCCTGCTAGGGCTGCCCAACCGCATGGTCGAGCACACCCTCGCAACGCGGCACGCGATGGCGGGGGTGATCCGGGCCCACCAGGCGCAGATCGTGTTCACGCCCTACTTCCAGGACGCGCACCCGGATCATCGCGCCGTCACGCGGATCGTGGAGGATGCGCGCTTCGACGCCAAGCTGACCAAGATCGACATGCCCGTGCCGCCGGGGTACGACCAGATCGGCCCGCCGATCTACCCCCGGTGGCTGTTCTACTACTACGCGACGCACCTGCGGTGGGTGGCCGACCCGAACTTCGTGATCGACGTGAGCGGCTACGTCGAGCGGAAGGTCGCGTCGGCCCGGGCGTACCACACGCAGTTCGTGCTGCCCGAGAAGAACCGCAAGATCCTGGACTGGGTGGAGGCGGCGGCGCTGTACTTCGGCAGCCGCATCGGCACGGCGGCGGGGGAGCCGTTCTTTACGAAGGAGCCTGTGGGGCTGAGCGGCCTCGACGGACTCGTGGCCTAG
- a CDS encoding PEP-CTERM sorting domain-containing protein: MKTHALTATIVAAAAATTTAQLSDIVYTNERDATIDSFIGGSGGTLAASANPGARLAGIVLVGGDFFFADGAANADPTLTSGFFRLSDPFGAATIAPVSTGLPIENPIGVQWDAGRGNFITINNPVSPGATSVDGILGITPGGTVSTIFEEDLSIPRPRYQGAARLAPDPAGTGYLVPSPNGSGAVVGPGELGTASALFRIDIDGSLSGSQSLIVDLGDTAVTGLADPLLDTAGVTVNPSTGLVYLTDRDAGAIYELTLDGAGAFDSIRVLVDGLDEPEEIQYDPFNDRLVFDENRGSDLGRISQVELDGTGLTLLVDDVDTRGIAIVPAPATLALLGLGGLAAARRRR; this comes from the coding sequence ATGAAGACCCACGCCCTCACCGCGACGATCGTCGCCGCCGCAGCCGCGACGACCACGGCCCAGCTGTCCGACATCGTGTACACCAACGAGCGGGACGCCACCATCGATTCGTTCATCGGCGGTAGCGGCGGCACCCTGGCCGCCTCGGCCAACCCCGGCGCTCGGCTGGCCGGCATCGTGCTCGTCGGCGGCGACTTCTTCTTCGCCGACGGAGCAGCGAACGCCGACCCCACGCTCACCAGCGGCTTCTTCCGCCTGAGCGATCCCTTCGGCGCCGCGACGATCGCGCCCGTCTCGACGGGCCTGCCCATCGAGAACCCCATCGGCGTGCAGTGGGACGCCGGCCGCGGCAACTTCATCACCATCAACAACCCGGTATCCCCCGGCGCCACGAGCGTCGACGGCATCCTGGGCATCACCCCGGGCGGCACCGTCAGCACCATCTTCGAAGAGGACCTGTCGATCCCCAGGCCCCGCTACCAGGGCGCCGCGCGGCTCGCGCCCGATCCCGCCGGCACCGGCTACCTCGTGCCCAGCCCCAACGGCAGCGGCGCGGTCGTCGGCCCGGGTGAGCTCGGCACCGCGTCGGCCCTCTTCCGCATCGACATCGACGGCTCGCTGTCCGGCAGCCAGTCGCTGATCGTCGATCTCGGCGATACCGCTGTCACCGGCCTGGCCGACCCGCTGCTCGACACCGCGGGCGTGACGGTCAATCCCAGCACCGGCCTCGTGTACCTCACCGATCGCGACGCGGGCGCCATCTACGAGCTCACCCTCGACGGCGCCGGCGCGTTCGATTCCATCCGCGTGCTGGTCGACGGCCTCGACGAGCCCGAGGAGATCCAGTACGACCCATTCAACGATCGCCTCGTCTTCGACGAGAACCGCGGCAGCGACCTCGGCCGCATCAGCCAGGTTGAGCTCGACGGCACGGGCCTGACGCTGCTGGTCGACGACGTCGACACCCGCGGCATCGCCATCGTGCCCGCGCCCGCCACGCTGGCGCTGCTGGGTCTCGGCGGCCTCGCCGCCGCCCGCCGGCGTCGCTGA
- a CDS encoding aldo/keto reductase has product MGLDRYVTLGRSGLRVSPLCLGTMTFGEEWGWGCDVETSVKIIDRYIERGGNFLDTANMYTKGHSEVIIGDYFATGPGKGRRDRAVLATKFLGNAYPGDPNGGGASRKTIYESCEQSLRRLQTDYIDLYWMHFWDKHTPIDETMRALDDLVRAGKVRYVGFSDTPAWKAVQGQFEAIFRGWSPAIALQIEYSLLERTVEHDLMPMAREMGLGVTPWSPLKGGILTGKYTREDIPEQGEGRYDEKSKHLNERTFAIVDALREIAAAHHASPAQVALKWAQDRAGVASTIIGARKMEQLEDNLKALDVELTDDQTARLDELSAPSPVFPHFFLDNLAPAIQNGTTVNGVQSEPWPLAPKDDEERW; this is encoded by the coding sequence ATGGGACTCGATCGCTACGTCACGCTCGGCCGCAGCGGCCTGAGGGTCAGCCCGCTCTGCCTGGGCACGATGACCTTCGGCGAGGAATGGGGCTGGGGCTGCGACGTCGAGACGTCGGTGAAGATCATCGATCGCTACATCGAGCGGGGCGGCAACTTCCTCGATACCGCCAACATGTACACCAAGGGCCACAGCGAGGTCATCATCGGCGACTACTTCGCAACCGGACCCGGCAAGGGCCGGCGGGACCGCGCCGTCCTCGCGACGAAGTTCCTGGGCAACGCCTATCCGGGCGACCCCAATGGCGGTGGCGCCAGCCGGAAGACGATCTACGAGAGCTGCGAGCAGAGCTTGCGGCGGCTGCAGACCGACTACATCGACCTGTACTGGATGCACTTCTGGGACAAGCACACGCCCATCGACGAGACGATGCGGGCGCTCGACGACCTGGTGCGGGCCGGCAAGGTTCGGTACGTCGGCTTCTCGGATACGCCGGCGTGGAAGGCCGTGCAGGGCCAGTTCGAGGCGATCTTCCGCGGCTGGAGCCCGGCCATCGCGCTGCAGATCGAGTACTCGCTGCTCGAGCGGACGGTCGAGCACGACTTGATGCCGATGGCCCGCGAGATGGGCCTTGGCGTCACGCCGTGGAGCCCGCTGAAGGGCGGCATCCTGACGGGCAAGTACACGCGCGAGGACATCCCCGAGCAGGGCGAGGGCCGCTACGACGAGAAGAGCAAGCACCTCAACGAGCGGACGTTTGCGATCGTCGATGCGCTCCGGGAGATCGCGGCGGCCCATCACGCGTCGCCCGCACAGGTGGCGCTCAAGTGGGCGCAGGACCGCGCGGGGGTGGCCTCGACCATCATCGGCGCCCGCAAGATGGAGCAGCTCGAGGACAACCTCAAGGCCCTCGACGTCGAGCTGACCGACGACCAGACTGCGCGGCTCGACGAGCTGAGCGCGCCCTCGCCGGTCTTCCCGCACTTCTTCCTGGACAACCTGGCGCCGGCGATCCAGAACGGCACGACGGTCAACGGCGTCCAGAGCGAGCCGTGGCCGCTCGCGCCCAAGGACGATGAGGAGCGGTGGTAG